The genomic DNA GCTCTCATTTATTTCTTTAATAAGTTGATTTCCTGCTGCTTTTGAAAGGCGATTCATAATTGCTTGTCCTACACCAATGGGTGGAAAAACTTCTCCATATATTATATCTACTTGTAGATCATTAAAAGTTCTAAGCGTTTCATATAAATGACTTGCAACTGACTCAAGATTGCGTCTTTCGCCACATGCTAACACAACATCCGCCTCGTACTCGTCTTTATATTCTTCTGTTGTTAATATACCGATCCTTAATCCGGCAGCTCGTTTCTCGTCTGCAAGTTGCTGCAGAAAACTACGGCTTCCCTCAACTAAAAAAAACGGGGCATTAGGAGCATAATGACGATATTTCATCCCAGGAGATTTTGGAGCGGCCCCCTTATCAATTAAGGCTTGATCAATCGCAACAGTTTTAATGACTTCTTCAAGCTGTTCTTTTGTAATCCCACCAGGTCGTAAAATAATCGGCGGGTTTTCTGTACAGTCAACAACTGTTGATTCCACACCTACATTAGTTGGACCACCGTCTACAATTGCAGATATCTTTCCTGCTAAATCA from Bacillus aquiflavi includes the following:
- a CDS encoding L-threonylcarbamoyladenylate synthase is translated as MDNLESCPQITQAAELLQKNEVVALPTETVYGLAGNANDDKAIVKIFSAKGRPADNPLIIHIGDFDQLNDIVSEVSNEAKKLMKAFWPGPLTLVLKKKFGTLSNRATAGLSTVAVRMPNHPIALAIIKKCKLPIAAPSANQSGKPSPTTAKHVYADLAGKISAIVDGGPTNVGVESTVVDCTENPPIILRPGGITKEQLEEVIKTVAIDQALIDKGAAPKSPGMKYRHYAPNAPFFLVEGSRSFLQQLADEKRAAGLRIGILTTEEYKDEYEADVVLACGERRNLESVASHLYETLRTFNDLQVDIIYGEVFPPIGVGQAIMNRLSKAAGNQLIKEINES